Proteins from a genomic interval of Arvicanthis niloticus isolate mArvNil1 chromosome 26, mArvNil1.pat.X, whole genome shotgun sequence:
- the Tbrg1 gene encoding transforming growth factor beta regulator 1, whose amino-acid sequence MSVLSGLASEPRTPLSSKARMKRLPRKSQNEKYRLKYLRLRRAAKATVFENASICDEIARLEEKFLKAKEERRYLLKKLLQIHALTEGEPQAAAPSHSASLPLAYGAAGSAGTVQGAGPSSGAEEPFAKKSKKEKKEKGKESGKLEVLKKTSKKKKMEGGARKLERPIALDPSGQPVFPIGLGGLTVYSLGEIVTNRPGFHDENAIYPVGYCSTRVYTSMKCPDQKCLYTCQIKDGGVQPQFEIVPEDDPQNSIVGSSADACYEELLRAISATTGKLMPDPLSCGADFFGFSHPTIHNLIQNCPEAQNCVNYQWEKFDACKPRKGQLSQELPESDASMSLEAFQTQTFGDDHDGSILPGSLDLPELQHEAFVSSYQPEFLTHEPLVDTDLQDLKSPSQCSPMQSSD is encoded by the exons ATGAGCGTGTTGAGCGGCCTGGCCTCCGAGCCGCGCACCCCGCTATCCAGCAAGGCCAGGATGAAAAGGCTCCCGAGGAAGAGCCAGAACGAGAAGTACCGGCTCAAGTACCTGCGGCTGCGCAGAGCAGCCAAGGCCACGGTGTTT gAAAATGCTTCTATCTGTGATGAGATTGCTCGTCTTGAGGAAAAATTTCTTaaagcaaaagaagagagaag ATACTTGCTGAAGAAACTCCTCCAGATTCATGCCCTGACTGAAGGGGAACCACAGGCTGCCGCTCCTTCCCACAGCGCCAGTTTGCCCCTGGCTTATGGTGCCGCCGGCTCTGCAGGAACTGTCCAGGGAGCTGGGCCCAGCAGTGGGGCCGAGGAGCCATTTGCGAAGAAAtccaagaaggagaagaaagaaaagggcaaagAGAGCGGCAAACTGGAAG TTCTGAAGAAAacatccaagaaaaagaaaatggagggagGGGCTCGCAAGCTGGAACGGCCCATTGCCCTGGATCCTTCAGGACAGCCTGTGTTCCCCATCGGACTAGGGGGCCTGACAGTGTATAGTCTGGGGGAG ATCGTCACCAACCGGCCTGGCTTCCACGATGAGAATGCCATCTATCCTGTGGGCTACTGCAGCACCCGAGTGTATACCAGCATGAAGTGCCCAGACCAGAAGTGTCTGTACACCTGTCAGATCAAGGATGGCGGTGTGCAGCCTCAG TTTGAAATTGTTCCTGAAGACGACCCCCAGAACAGCATCGTTGGCTCCTCTGCCGATGCCTGTTACGAAGAACTGCTCAGGGCCATCAGTGCCACAAC GGGGAAACTGATGCCTGATCCACTTTCATGCGGTGCCGACTTCTTTGGGTTTTCTCATCCAACCATACACAACCTGATTCAGAATTGTCCAGAAGCTCAAAACTGTGTCAA TTACCAGTGGGAGAAATTTGATGCCTGCAAACCCAGGAAGGGGCAGCTCTCTCAGGAACTCCCAGAGAGCGATGCATCTATGAGCCTTGAAGCCTTTCAGACACAGACGTTTGGTGACGACCATGATGGTTCCATTCTGCCAG GCTCCCTGGACCTGCCTGAGCTTCAGCATGAAGCCTTTGTGTCGTCTTACCAGCCAGAGTTCCTGACACACGAGCCCTTGGTTGACACTGACCTGCAGGACCTGAAGTCTCCATCCCAGTGTAGCCCAATGCAGTCCTCAGATTAA